One Phaseolus vulgaris cultivar G19833 chromosome 2, P. vulgaris v2.0, whole genome shotgun sequence DNA window includes the following coding sequences:
- the LOC137810642 gene encoding WAT1-related protein At5g40210-like: MVGVGLGVTAAMIATQFLEVGLNTLIKEANTNGMSNFVFIVYSNFLALFVLVPSTFFYHRKRTPPPIPRSILCKMFTISCLSTVVQTLMYTGISYSSPTLCSAMVDLVPAFTFIFALISRMENLNLKQQSCQAKVIGTVISIAGAFIVTLYKGTPLNFSLNVVFGGKETYLSVQSNWIIGGFLLATASLCISVLLIVQTSAVKEYPEELVITSICCSMVVILSAIVALFAEGNPKAWILTSHKEFIAVFYSAIFVVSTRSVVCTWGCRKKGPVYVAMFNPLGMVIALGMGVIFLGENLYLGSVIGAGTIGIGFYSMMWAHAEDDKVGNENNENRDLVTSSSSAPLLYTKSIHV; encoded by the exons ATGGTGGGTGTAGGATTAGGGGTAACAGCAGCAATGATTGCAACTCAGTTCTTGGAAGTGGGGTTGAACACTCTAATCAAAGAAGCAAACACCAATGGAATGAGTAATTTTGTCTTCATTGTGTATTCAAACTTCTTGGCTCTCTTTGTCCTTGTACCATCAACCTTCTTCTACCACAG GAAGAGAACTCCTCCTCCAATCCCAAGATCAATTCTCTGTAAAATGTTTACTATTAGCTGCCTCAG CACTGTAGTGCAGACGTTGATGTACACTGGAATCTCATACAGCTCTCCCACACTATGCTCTGCAATGGTGGACCTTGTTCCTGCTTTCACCTTCATATTTGCCCTTATTTCAAG GATGGAAAATCTGAATCTGAAACAGCAAAGCTGCCAAGCAAAAGTTATTGGCACAGTGATCTCCATTGCTGGGGCATTCATAGTGACTCTATATAAAGGAACGCCATTGAATTTCAGTTTAAATGTTGTATTTGGTGGAAAGGAAACTTACCTTTCAGTGCAATCAAATTGGATCATTGGTGGTTTTCTTCTTGCAACTGCTAGTCTGTGCATTTCAGTTTTGCTTATTGTTCAG ACTTCGGCTGTCAAGGAGTATCCTGAAGAGTTAGTGATAACAAGCATTTGTTGCAGCATGGTGGTGATCCTATCTGCCATAGTTGCTCTCTTTGCAGAGGGAAACCCTAAAGCTTGGATACTCACATCTCATAAAGAGTTCATAGCTGTATTCTATTCA GCCATATTTGTTGTATCAACGAGGAGTGTTGTGTGTACATGGGGATGTCGAAAGAAGGGACCAGTTTATGTAGCTATGTTTAACCCTTTGGGAATGGTGATTGCACTTGGCATGGGGGTAATATTTCTGGGAGAGAACCTTTACCTTGGAAG TGTGATTGGAGCTGGTACAATAGGTATTGGATTTTATTCGATGATGTGGGCACATGCTGAAGACGATAAGGTGGGAAATGAGAATAACGAGAACCGTGATCTTGTTACTTCCTCCTCTTCAGCTCCTCTGTTGTACACCAAAAGTATACATGTATAG